The following coding sequences lie in one Yamadazyma tenuis chromosome 3, complete sequence genomic window:
- a CDS encoding 5-oxoprolinase (EggNog:ENOG503NU0K; COG:E): MSGLQIAIDRGGTFTDFIARIPGQPDYVFKLLSVDPKNYPDAPTEGIRVILEKLHNKSIPRSQKLNLHSIESIRMGTTVATNALLERKGANVCLVTTKGFKDVLTIGNQTRPNIFDLSAKKLGHLQKMVIEVDERVTIAGFSEGGGDHLKLDDSDPMVVEGATGDKIKILKKPDYLKIEHDLKELYDEGDCKTIALCLVNSYAYPEHEAKIAQICKKIGFQVSVSHELQPMIGIVNRASSTVADAYLSPVIKDYLEGFANGFEGGLEAFGNKLLFMQSNGGLCPWYKFTGLKAILSGPAGGMVGFGETCYDHDTKRATIGFDAGGTSTDVARYSGSLEHIYETVVSEISLQTPQLDISTVAAGGGSMLFWNNGIFVVGPESAGSDPGPACYRKGGPLTVTDANLFLGRLIPEFFPHIFGPNQNEPLDYEITTKKFKELTDEINASGDVQKAFTPEEVALGFLNVAVESMARPIRTITESKGYGTAEHNLACFGGSGGQFAVSLAKNLGISDVAIHKYSSILSAYGIFLADIVIEKQSPISVAYNKDHFEFIDKKVKGLVNAAQKDYEDQGLTAFDTRVEILLNMRFVGSDTHLLISKEEAYDADKRFVARHQKEFGFILDRKVLVDDIQVLFVVESKDKKVHNPYEEFRKLTTIEVEQSSLTNPVYFEENGWNETQIIQLKSLKIGSKVRGPAVILDETQTLLIDPQSTAYVLSSHVLITVEHNNKPQISSTLIDPIQLSVFGHRFMSIAEQMGRTLQQTSISTNIKERLDFSCAVFDKDANLVANAPHVPIHLGSMSFAVKYQLNLYKKSVDGKEVFDLKPGDVLVTNHPIAGGSHLPDVTVITPVLDENNFPMFWVASRGHHADIGSISAGSMPSDSKTIYEEGAAIVSHKLCTEGKFDEAGVKRLFYDEPAKFPGGSGSRALSDNISDLKAQISANYKGITLLQNLVNEFTRPVIELYMGGIQSTADTAVRNLLKLAHKKFQGNSMKAIDYMDDGTLIALTIQIDPETGSAVFDFTESGDEMYGNMNAPKAIVYSAILYVLRSLISSDIPLNNGCLIPITLKTRKGSVVDPSYDAAVVGGNVETTQRIIDVVLKAFEAAAASQGTCNNFTFGINDQENNIKFGYYETICGGAGAIAVTDPKAERKHGQSGVQVHTTNTRITDTEVFERRYPIIVHEFSIRAGSGGDGYHRGGDGVIRDIEFTYPNLQVTCLMNRRALAPFGLKGGQDGLRGQNTWLKKTDEGYKSVSLAGRCSVTIGKGDRVVIMTPGGGGFGSLDFVADDVNYPIKPEKSIYTGSVAMRAMTQETS; this comes from the coding sequence ATGCTGGGTTTACAAATTGCCATTGATAGGGGTGGTACCTTTACGGATTTCATAGCGAGAATCCCCGGTCAGCCTGATTATGTGTTCAAATTATTATCGGTTGATCCCAAAAACTATCCAGATGCTCCAACTGAAGGCATAAGAGTGATCCTAGAGAAGCTCCACAACAAAAGCATCCCACGTTCTCAAAAGCTTAATTTGCATTCCATTGAAAGTATTCGCATGGGAACCACAGTGGCTACGAATGCCTTATTGGAAAGAAAAGGTGCCAATGTATgtcttgtcaccaccaaaggGTTTAAAGATGTTTTGACAATTGGAAACCAGACCAGGCCAAATATTTTCGATTTGTCCgccaagaagttgggcCATCTCCAAAAGATGGTTATAGAGGTTGACGAAAGAGTTACCATTGCAGGGTTTTCGGAAGGTGGAGGTGATCATTTGAAATTAGATGATTCTGATCCCATGGTGGTTGAAGGTGCAACCGGtgataaaatcaaaatcttaAAGAAACCCGATTACTTGAAAATCGAACatgatttgaaagaattgtATGATGAAGGTGATTGTAAAACGATTGCTTTGTGCCTTGTAAATTCCTATGCTTATCCCGAACATGAAGCCAAGATTGCCCAGATTTGTAAGAAGATTGGATTCCAAGTTTCTGTCAGTCATGAACTCCAACCCATGATTGGAATTGTAAACCGAGCCTCTTCTACTGTTGCCGATGCTTATTTGTCCCCTGTGATAAAAGATTACCTTGAGGGATTTGCCAATGGTTTCGAAGGTGGACTTGAAGCCTTTGGAAACAAATTGCTATTCATGCAAAGTAACGGTGGATTATGTCCCTGGTATAAGTTCACTGGTTTAAAGGCCATTTTATCTGGTCCTGCTGGTGGAATGGTGGGATTTGGAGAAACTTGTTATGACCATGATACTAAGAGAGCCACCATTGGTTTTGATGCTGGTGGAACCAGTACCGATGTTGCAAGATACTCTGGTTCATTGGAACACATCTATGAAACAGTTGTTAGTGAAATCAGCTTGCAAACACCTCAGCTAGACATTTCTACGGTTGCTGCCGGTGGAGGGTCAATGCTCTTCTGGAATAACGGgatttttgtggttggaCCAGAGTCTGCTGGCTCTGATCCTGGCCCTGCTTGTTACCGAAAGGGAGGTCCTTTAACAGTCACAGATGCTAACCTATTCTTGGGGAGGTTGATTCCAGAATTCTTCCCTCATATCTTTGGCCCTAACCAAAATGAACCATTGGACTACGagatcaccaccaaaaagttcaaggagttgACGGACGAAATCAATGCCTCTGGTGATGTTCAGAAGGCGTTTACTCCTGAAGAAGTTGCATTAGGATTCTTGAATGTGGCTGTGGAATCCATGGCTAGACCAATTCGTACCATTACCGAGTCTAAAGGTTACGGTACTGCTGAGCACAACTTGGCGTGCTTCGGTGGATCTGGTGGCCAGTTTGCTGTATCATTGGCTAAGAACTTAGGAATTTCTGACGTTGCGATCCACAAGTATTCTTCTATTTTGTCTGCTTATGGAATATTCTTGGCCGATATTGTTATTGAAAAGCAATCACCAATTTCGGTTGCCTACAACAAAGACCATTTTGAATTCATAGACAAGAAGGTTAAAGGATTGGTGAATGCGGCCCAAAAGGATTATGAAGACCAAGGATTGACAGCTTTTGATACCAGGGTGGAAATCTTGTTAAATATGAGATTTGTCGGTTCAGATACTCACTTGTTGATCAGCAAGGAGGAAGCTTACGATGCTGACAAGAGATTCGTTGCAAGACACCAAAAGGAGTTTGGGTTCATTTTGGACCgaaaagttcttgttgatgacattcaggtgttgtttgtggttgaaaGCAAAGACAAAAAGGTACACAATCCATACGAAGAGTTCCGTAAATTGACTACAATTGAGGTTGAGCAGTCTTCACTCACCAATCCGGTGtattttgaagagaatggTTGGAATGAAACCCAGATCATTCAACTTAAGAGCTTGAAAATCGGATCAAAGGTACGAGGTCCAGCAGTTATCCTCGATGAAACCCAGACTTTATTAATTGATCCTCAATCTACCGCATATGTGTTGTCGAGCCATGTTTTAATTACTGTTGAACACAACAATAAACCCCAAATTTCCAGCACCTTAATTGACCCAATTCAGTTATCTGTATTTGGCCATAGGTTTATGTCTATTGCAGAGCAGATGGGTAGGACCTTACAACAGACTTCCATTTCTACAAACATCAAAGAGAGATTGGACTTTAGTTGTGCTGTTTTTGATAAGGATGCCAATTTGGTGGCTAATGCTCCGCATGTTCCTATTCACTTAGGCAGTATGAGCTTTGCAGTCAAATACCAATTGAATCTTTATAAGAAATCTGTTGATGGCAAAGAGgtttttgatttgaagcCTGGTGATGTTTTAGTTACAAACCATCCAATAGCTGGGGGGAGTCATCTTCCTGATGTCACAGTGATTACGCCTGTTTTGGATGAGAACAACTTCCCAATGTTTTGGGTGGCTTCAAGAGGCCATCACGCTGACATCGGAAGTATTTCAGCCGGTTCAATGCCAAGTGACTCCAAGACCATATACGAAGAGGGTGCTGCTATTGTTAGCCATAAGTTGTGTACTGAAGGGAAGTTCGACGAGGCCGGTGTGAAGAGACTCTTTTATGACGAGCCTGCAAAGTTCCCTGGTGGTTCTGGAAGTAGAGCTTTAAGTGACAATATTAGTGATTTAAAAGCTCAAATTTCTGCCAATTACAAGGGTATCACCTTATTACAGAACTTAGTCAACGAGTTCACCAGACCCGTCATCGAACTCTATATGGGAGGAATCCAGTCTACGGCTGATACTGCTGTGAGAAATCTTTTGAAGCTTGCTCACAAGAAATTCCAAGGAAACAGTATGAAAGCCATTGATTACATGGATGATGGTACACTTATTGCACTTACGATTCAAATCGATCCAGAAACAGGAAGTGCTGTGTTTGACTTCACTGAATCCGGAGACGAAATGTATGGGAATATGAACGCTCCTAAAGCCATAGTGTATTCTGCAATTTTGTATGTGTTGAGATCTTTAATAAGCAGTGATATTCCTTTGAATAATGGCTGTTTGATCCCCATCACCCTAAAGACCAGAAAAGGCTCTGTGGTAGATCCATCTTATGATGCAGCTGTGGTGGGTGGAAATGTGGAAACCACACAAAGAATTATTGATGTAGTTTTGAAGGCATTTGAAGCTGCTGCGGCTTCTCAAGGTACTTGCAATAACTTCACTTTTGGTATTAATGACCAGGAAAACAATATCAAATTCGGATACTATGAAACCATTTGTGGAGGTGCTGGAGCTATTGCTGTTACAGACCCTAAAGCTGAAAGGAAGCATGGCCAATCCGGTGTCCAAGTACACACCACTAATACAAGAATCACCGATACCGAAGTGTTTGAAAGACGGTATCCCATTATTGTCCACGAGTTCAGTATCAGAGCTGGATCTGGCGGTGACGGGTATCATAGAGGTGGTGACGGTGTGATTAGAGATATTGAGTTTACTTATCCTAATCTTCAAGTCACTTGCTTGATGAACAGAAGAGCACTTGCACCATTTGGATTAAAGGGTGGGCAAGACGGTTTAAGAGGTCAGAACACTTGGCTTAAGAAAACCGATGAAGGCTATAAGTCTGTGTCATTGGCAGGTAGGTGTAGTGTTACTATTGGAAAAGGTGACAGAGTAGTGATCATGACTCCAGGAGGAGGTGGTTTTGGGTCTTTGGATTTTGTTGCTGATGATGTCAATTATCCTATCAAACCTGAAAAATCCATTTATACTGGGTCTGTGGCCATGAGAGCCATGACTCAAGAGACAAGCTAA